A window of Pseudomonadota bacterium genomic DNA:
GCTGGCGTTGCTCATCGTCAGCATCGTGGGACCGATGTTTGGCATCAAGCTGCTGACCCTAGCCACGGCGTTTGGCATTGCGGTGGTGAAGGCCTACCTGGTGGCAAGGAACTTCATGCATCTAGCGATCGAGAAGAAATACATCGTGTACCTGTTGTGCACGACGATCGCGTTCATGTTTCTGTTCTATGCAGGTACTTCGCCCGACATCATGCAGCATCAAGGGCGCCTGTGGCAAAACGTGGCCGCCGAGAAGGAAGTTCAGCGCGCGCTAGGTGCCGGTCACGGAGAGGGCGGCGA
This region includes:
- a CDS encoding cytochrome C oxidase subunit IV family protein, with translation MTQVESHAETHDEHGAAYYVKIWAVLLALLIVSIVGPMFGIKLLTLATAFGIAVVKAYLVARNFMHLAIEKKYIVYLLCTTIAFMFLFYAGTSPDIMQHQGRLWQNVAAEKEVQRALGAGHGEGG